The Gillisia sp. Hel_I_86 genome has a segment encoding these proteins:
- a CDS encoding enoyl-CoA hydratase/isomerase family protein — protein sequence MVTTRQNGSLYTNIQNKIATIEFGHPASNSFPLELLKRLQKEFQKLSENEQVNVIILKSEGEKAFCAGASFDELVAIENLEQGKQFFSGFADVINSMRSCKKLILGRVQGKTVGGGVGLAAACDYTMAIEAAAIKLSELTIGIGPFVIAPAVERKMGLAALSELSLAAHEWKNAYWAQEKGLFAKVFESISEMDKEVALLAEKLASYNPQASQEMKSILWENTSHWDKLLMDRAAVSGELVLSAFTKNALKKFKK from the coding sequence ATGGTCACTACCCGCCAAAACGGAAGTTTATATACCAACATTCAAAATAAAATTGCAACGATAGAATTTGGACATCCTGCCAGCAACTCCTTTCCTTTGGAATTACTGAAAAGGCTCCAAAAGGAGTTTCAAAAACTTTCTGAAAATGAGCAAGTAAATGTGATCATCCTTAAATCTGAAGGTGAAAAAGCATTCTGTGCCGGAGCATCTTTTGATGAGTTGGTGGCAATTGAGAATTTGGAACAAGGAAAACAATTCTTCTCAGGCTTCGCCGATGTGATAAATAGCATGAGATCTTGTAAAAAATTGATTCTCGGGCGTGTTCAAGGAAAAACCGTTGGCGGTGGAGTTGGTTTAGCTGCAGCTTGCGATTATACCATGGCTATCGAAGCAGCAGCCATCAAACTTTCTGAACTAACTATAGGAATAGGCCCTTTTGTGATCGCTCCGGCAGTGGAGCGAAAAATGGGATTGGCCGCTTTATCTGAATTAAGTCTTGCTGCCCACGAATGGAAGAACGCCTATTGGGCACAGGAAAAAGGACTTTTTGCTAAGGTGTTTGAGTCAATTTCAGAAATGGATAAGGAAGTAGCGCTTTTAGCAGAAAAATTAGCCTCTTACAATCCGCAGGCCTCACAAGAAATGAAAAGCATCCTTTGGGAGAATACTTCTCATTGGGATAAATTATTGATGGATCGAGCTGCCGTATCCGGAGAGCTTGTGCTTTCGGCATTTACAAAAAATGCCTTGAAAAAATTCAAAAAATAG
- a CDS encoding PD-(D/E)XK nuclease family protein: MTSFISQILEQLLSQEKDISTLIFVLPSKRAGAYLRKELGNLVDRPIISPKVISIEEFSEKVSGLKAIDSVHTLFELYAVYKELTPKEQLEDFESFGNWAQTLIHDFNEIDRYLIDPMKIFSYLFEIQDKNHWSLGENQTDIVKNYLTFWKKLPEYYSLLKRNLLSKSKGYQGLIYRHAAENIEEFAKLNAENYVFLGFNALNNAEQHIIQSMLANKARIFWDIDEVFLKDDNHDASLFIRQYHENWPYYKTNKFEFASNTYNTEKEIEIIGVPKNIGQVKFVAETLSELTKDQLNSTALVLGDESLLLPMLNSIPPNIEDLNITMGYPLKYSVFSSFFEKLFEIYQIENNKIYYKDVIAVLNSPLVIKATNFGSEKVINKIKTENLLYLSKQQIEGFFPAEHLELISTCFHDVKLKPAQVLQRFEIIIQHFKALLNKDEDSLSLEFLYHYHLVVQRLTELITEFPHFTSLVSLLQYFRELSSQQSLDFQGKPFQGLQLMGMLETRGLDFETIILTSVNEGILPAGKSNNSFIPYDLKKTFNLPTYKEKDAIYTYHFYHLLHRAKKIYLLHDTDTESQMGSEKSRFLLQLLHEQQPAHKITTSIISPEVPVVNNELQKIQKTPEILEKLMQLAGRGFSPSALTTYIRNPLDFYKQYILGIRDNEEVEETVAYNTLGTVVHDTLEAFYKPFIGKPLRIEKLKDLKKSTAKEVKVQFEKTYSKAPLNLGKNLLIFEVAKRYVINFLNMEIKQLEAGKNIIVKEVESDLSLALSITGLDFPVHVRGKVDRVDLLDGVLRIVDYKTGKVTQNQLEIADWDLLTTDYDKYSKPFQVLTYATMLLNSTENNGEVEAGVISFKNLKEGFMKFSLKEKQAGKPIKNSKITEEILNDFHKQLSQLILEICNPEIPFIEKEIKPAYGAY; encoded by the coding sequence ATGACGTCTTTTATCTCCCAAATCCTTGAACAACTCCTTTCCCAAGAAAAGGATATTTCCACATTGATCTTTGTATTGCCCAGCAAACGTGCTGGTGCCTATCTTAGAAAAGAACTTGGAAACTTGGTGGATAGGCCCATCATTTCTCCCAAGGTTATAAGTATTGAAGAGTTTTCAGAAAAGGTATCTGGATTAAAAGCTATAGATTCCGTACATACGCTCTTCGAATTATATGCGGTTTACAAAGAACTTACCCCAAAAGAACAACTAGAAGATTTCGAGAGTTTTGGCAACTGGGCACAAACCCTCATCCATGATTTCAACGAAATAGATAGGTATTTAATAGATCCAATGAAAATCTTTAGTTACCTATTCGAAATTCAGGATAAGAACCACTGGTCCCTAGGGGAAAACCAAACAGACATCGTAAAGAACTATTTGACCTTTTGGAAAAAACTTCCAGAATATTACAGTTTACTTAAACGCAATCTATTAAGCAAATCTAAAGGGTATCAAGGTTTAATATATAGGCATGCAGCAGAGAACATTGAGGAATTTGCTAAGCTGAATGCCGAAAACTATGTGTTTCTAGGGTTCAATGCATTGAACAATGCCGAGCAGCATATTATCCAATCTATGTTGGCGAACAAGGCAAGGATCTTTTGGGACATAGATGAAGTCTTTTTAAAAGACGATAATCACGATGCCTCTTTGTTTATAAGACAATATCACGAGAATTGGCCCTATTACAAAACCAATAAATTCGAATTTGCTTCCAATACCTACAATACCGAAAAAGAAATTGAAATTATTGGGGTTCCAAAAAATATTGGACAGGTTAAATTTGTAGCAGAAACCTTATCAGAATTAACGAAGGATCAATTGAATTCTACCGCATTGGTACTAGGAGATGAATCGCTTTTGCTGCCAATGCTTAATTCTATCCCTCCAAATATTGAAGACCTGAATATTACCATGGGATATCCCTTAAAATACAGTGTATTCTCAAGTTTCTTTGAAAAACTGTTCGAAATATATCAAATAGAAAACAATAAAATCTATTACAAGGATGTAATTGCTGTTCTAAATTCTCCACTTGTTATCAAGGCGACCAATTTTGGATCAGAAAAGGTTATAAATAAGATTAAAACTGAAAATTTACTTTATTTAAGCAAACAGCAAATAGAAGGCTTTTTCCCCGCAGAACATTTAGAATTGATTTCGACCTGTTTCCATGATGTTAAACTTAAACCAGCACAGGTTTTACAACGCTTTGAAATCATAATACAGCATTTTAAAGCACTATTAAATAAAGACGAGGATAGCTTATCCCTTGAGTTTTTATATCACTATCATCTAGTGGTACAAAGACTAACAGAATTAATCACCGAATTCCCACATTTTACCTCTTTGGTTTCCCTGCTTCAGTATTTCCGGGAACTTAGTAGTCAGCAATCCTTGGATTTTCAGGGGAAACCTTTTCAAGGCTTACAGCTAATGGGAATGTTGGAAACCCGTGGTTTGGATTTTGAAACCATTATTTTAACTTCAGTAAACGAAGGGATTCTGCCGGCAGGAAAAAGCAATAATTCTTTTATCCCTTACGACCTTAAAAAAACCTTCAATCTTCCAACCTATAAGGAGAAAGATGCCATTTATACCTATCACTTTTATCATTTATTACATAGGGCCAAGAAAATTTATCTTCTCCATGATACCGATACAGAAAGTCAAATGGGAAGTGAAAAAAGTAGGTTTTTATTGCAATTGCTGCACGAACAACAACCTGCACATAAAATAACTACATCCATAATTTCTCCTGAAGTTCCGGTGGTTAATAATGAACTTCAAAAGATTCAAAAAACTCCTGAAATTCTAGAAAAATTAATGCAATTAGCCGGGCGCGGATTTTCACCTTCGGCCCTTACCACTTATATTAGAAATCCTTTAGACTTTTATAAGCAATACATCCTGGGGATTAGAGATAATGAGGAAGTGGAAGAAACCGTTGCCTACAATACTCTGGGCACTGTAGTTCATGATACTTTGGAAGCGTTCTATAAGCCTTTTATAGGAAAACCTCTTAGAATAGAAAAACTGAAGGATCTCAAAAAATCAACTGCAAAAGAAGTGAAGGTTCAGTTTGAGAAAACCTATAGCAAAGCTCCCTTAAATTTAGGAAAGAACCTCTTGATCTTTGAGGTTGCAAAGCGTTATGTCATTAATTTCCTGAATATGGAAATCAAACAATTGGAAGCGGGAAAGAACATCATTGTCAAAGAAGTGGAATCCGACCTAAGCTTAGCACTTTCGATCACTGGTCTCGATTTTCCTGTTCATGTTAGAGGAAAAGTAGATCGGGTAGATTTATTGGATGGAGTTTTAAGGATCGTAGATTATAAGACGGGGAAGGTGACGCAAAATCAGTTAGAAATAGCAGATTGGGATTTACTCACTACAGATTATGATAAGTATTCCAAACCTTTTCAGGTCCTAACCTATGCTACTATGCTTTTAAACAGTACTGAAAACAATGGAGAAGTAGAAGCCGGAGTCATCTCCTTTAAAAATTTAAAAGAAGGCTTTATGAAATTTAGTTTGAAAGAAAAACAAGCTGGTAAACCGATTAAAAACTCAAAGATTACAGAAGAAATTCTGAACGATTTTCATAAGCAATTATCACAATTGATTTTGGAAATCTGCAACCCGGAAATCCCTTTTATAGAAAAAGAAATAAAACCCGCTTATGGAGCTTATTAA
- a CDS encoding GNAT family N-acetyltransferase, with translation MKIRQAYQEDLLKAKALTRVCATAMQEKGIFQWNEPYPSVEKLQQDIACKELYVLEENNQILGIVVLSNIMDEEYVPVSWLTPSEKNLYIHRLATHPDTWGKGYGQKLMDFAEEFARNFNFTSVRLDTFSLNKRNQKFYETRGYKKLEDIYFPKQSAAPFHCYELVLKKDTL, from the coding sequence ATGAAAATTCGCCAAGCATATCAAGAAGATCTTTTAAAAGCAAAGGCTCTTACAAGGGTTTGCGCGACTGCCATGCAGGAAAAGGGCATCTTTCAATGGAACGAGCCTTATCCTTCAGTAGAAAAGTTGCAGCAAGACATAGCCTGCAAAGAGCTTTATGTATTGGAAGAAAACAATCAAATCTTAGGGATCGTTGTACTTTCCAACATCATGGATGAAGAATATGTTCCAGTTTCATGGTTAACCCCTTCAGAAAAAAATCTTTACATCCACCGGCTGGCAACACATCCGGATACTTGGGGAAAAGGATACGGGCAAAAACTGATGGATTTTGCCGAAGAATTCGCCAGAAACTTCAATTTTACATCTGTTCGTTTGGATACTTTCAGTCTTAACAAAAGAAATCAGAAATTCTACGAAACCCGGGGGTATAAAAAATTAGAAGATATTTACTTTCCAAAGCAAAGCGCTGCGCCGTTTCATTGTTATGAGCTGGTATTAAAAAAGGACACGCTCTAA
- the moeB gene encoding HesA/MoeB/ThiF family protein yields the protein MLTTNEKQRCLRHILLEEIGEEGQLKLKKAKVLVIGAGGLGCPVLQYLAAAGVGKIGIIDDDIVDISNLQRQVLFSEKNVGQSKVLAARNRLQEMNSSIEIVTYNERLKAENAEELFSRYDLIVEGSDNFTTKYLANDAAVLTGKPLVFGAIFKFEGQVSVLNYHNGPTYRCLFPEPGAPEEMPNCGEAGVLGILPGIIGSLQANEVLKIVLGIGEVLSGKLLLFNALEMETQILPFLKNPDVAIDKLEEFDFSCKTTNLASLSYREYQANPDDYTLLDVRTSAERAAFDMGGFHIPLSELNTCFQELEAEDNFLVYCASGKRSATAISILQKIFPQKIFYNLEGGLHKIS from the coding sequence ATGTTGACAACCAATGAAAAGCAACGCTGCCTTCGGCATATCCTTCTGGAAGAAATAGGGGAAGAAGGGCAGTTAAAACTAAAAAAAGCCAAAGTCCTGGTCATTGGCGCCGGCGGTCTGGGATGTCCTGTTTTACAATATCTGGCCGCTGCCGGAGTAGGAAAAATCGGGATTATAGACGATGATATAGTTGATATTTCCAATTTACAGCGACAGGTACTTTTTTCAGAAAAAAATGTGGGACAATCCAAAGTGCTGGCGGCCAGAAACCGCCTGCAGGAAATGAATTCCTCTATTGAAATCGTGACTTATAATGAACGGTTGAAAGCAGAAAATGCAGAAGAACTGTTTTCCCGGTATGACCTCATTGTAGAGGGCAGCGACAATTTTACCACGAAATATCTGGCCAATGATGCGGCGGTCCTTACGGGGAAACCTTTGGTTTTTGGTGCTATTTTTAAGTTTGAGGGTCAGGTTTCGGTTTTAAATTACCATAATGGACCAACCTATAGGTGCCTTTTTCCTGAACCTGGTGCTCCCGAAGAAATGCCCAATTGCGGCGAAGCAGGTGTGCTGGGAATCTTACCGGGAATTATAGGAAGCCTGCAGGCCAATGAAGTGCTAAAGATCGTATTGGGAATTGGGGAGGTGCTTTCGGGAAAGCTGCTTCTGTTCAATGCACTTGAAATGGAAACACAAATCCTTCCATTTTTAAAAAATCCTGATGTGGCCATAGATAAACTCGAAGAATTTGATTTTTCCTGCAAAACCACCAACCTGGCCTCACTGTCCTATCGGGAATATCAGGCAAATCCCGATGATTATACTTTGCTGGACGTGCGTACTTCAGCAGAAAGGGCTGCTTTTGATATGGGTGGTTTTCACATCCCCCTTTCCGAATTAAATACCTGCTTTCAGGAATTGGAGGCTGAAGATAATTTTTTGGTTTATTGCGCTTCGGGAAAACGGAGTGCAACGGCCATTTCGATACTGCAGAAAATTTTTCCGCAGAAAATTTTTTACAATTTAGAAGGAGGTCTTCACAAAATTTCTTAA
- a CDS encoding thiazole synthase, producing the protein MNKTDQLVIAGKTFSSRLFTGTGKFSSSEIMLRAILASESELVTVALKRVEPGNDEDEMLSKLHHPRINLLPNTYGVRDAREAVFAAQMAREALGTNWVKVEIHPDPKYLLPDPVETLKACEELVKQGFVVMPYIHADTVLCKRLEEVGAQCVMPLGAPIGSNKGLKTLDFLEIIMEQSNVPVIIDAGIGSPSHAAQAMEMGADAVLVNTAIAVSPKPVKIAKAFKMAVEAGRMAFNAQLAPQKQQAEASSPLTKFLYD; encoded by the coding sequence ATGAACAAGACAGATCAATTAGTAATAGCAGGAAAGACATTTTCCTCCCGCCTGTTCACGGGAACAGGAAAATTCAGCTCTTCAGAAATAATGCTTCGGGCAATACTTGCTTCCGAGAGTGAACTGGTGACCGTCGCGTTAAAACGGGTGGAGCCGGGAAATGATGAGGATGAAATGCTTTCAAAATTGCACCATCCGCGTATAAATTTATTGCCCAACACTTACGGGGTACGTGACGCCAGGGAAGCCGTGTTTGCAGCCCAAATGGCCAGGGAGGCCCTGGGAACAAACTGGGTAAAAGTAGAAATACATCCCGATCCCAAATATTTGCTCCCCGATCCTGTGGAGACGTTAAAAGCCTGTGAGGAACTGGTAAAACAGGGGTTTGTGGTGATGCCCTACATTCACGCCGACACTGTTTTGTGCAAACGGCTGGAAGAGGTGGGCGCACAGTGCGTTATGCCGTTGGGCGCACCAATAGGAAGTAACAAAGGGCTCAAAACGCTGGATTTTTTAGAGATCATCATGGAGCAAAGCAACGTGCCGGTTATTATAGATGCGGGAATTGGGAGCCCCTCGCACGCTGCACAGGCTATGGAAATGGGAGCTGATGCCGTGCTGGTAAATACGGCAATTGCAGTTTCGCCCAAGCCGGTGAAAATCGCCAAGGCCTTTAAAATGGCGGTGGAAGCCGGAAGAATGGCTTTTAACGCGCAACTTGCTCCCCAAAAGCAACAGGCAGAAGCCAGTAGCCCGCTAACCAAATTTTTATATGACTAG
- a CDS encoding alpha/beta hydrolase family protein — translation MELIKKNNIQITGKHDKPILTDVVYSKDTKPNPIVIFCHGYKGFKDWGAWDLMAEEFAKKGNFFLKFNFSHNGITKENLTEFLDIEAFGDNNYSKELDDLQSVIDWLFQYNSEYLKYLDTSNITLIGHSRGGGISIIKASEENRITKLVTFSSVSDFASRFPSGDVLHGWEKKGVSYIVNTRTKQQLPHHFQFYKNFKANEERLTISRAAKALQIPHLIVHGSKDTSVPLSESGKLFKWSPDPELLLVEGADHVYDVSHPWKGKELPINFQYVLDGTLKFIAEKGQKSV, via the coding sequence ATGGAGCTTATTAAGAAGAACAATATTCAAATCACAGGAAAGCATGATAAACCAATTTTAACGGATGTGGTCTATTCTAAAGATACCAAACCTAATCCAATCGTGATCTTTTGTCATGGTTATAAAGGTTTTAAAGATTGGGGTGCGTGGGACTTGATGGCCGAAGAATTTGCCAAAAAAGGAAATTTCTTCTTGAAATTCAACTTTTCTCATAACGGAATCACTAAGGAAAATCTCACCGAGTTTTTAGATATTGAAGCCTTTGGGGATAATAATTACAGCAAGGAACTAGATGACCTGCAATCGGTGATAGATTGGTTGTTCCAGTATAATTCCGAATATTTAAAATACCTGGACACTTCAAATATTACCCTCATCGGGCATTCCCGCGGCGGTGGAATCAGCATTATAAAAGCTTCCGAAGAAAATAGGATCACAAAATTAGTGACTTTTTCATCAGTTAGCGATTTTGCCTCAAGGTTTCCTTCTGGAGATGTTTTACATGGATGGGAAAAGAAAGGTGTAAGCTATATCGTAAACACACGGACCAAACAGCAATTACCTCATCATTTTCAATTTTATAAAAATTTTAAAGCAAATGAGGAACGCTTAACCATCTCAAGAGCTGCAAAGGCGCTTCAAATTCCGCACTTAATAGTTCATGGAAGCAAAGACACCTCGGTGCCTTTAAGCGAATCTGGTAAATTATTTAAATGGAGCCCAGATCCAGAACTTTTACTGGTTGAGGGAGCGGACCACGTTTACGATGTTTCTCACCCATGGAAGGGCAAGGAATTACCGATAAATTTTCAATATGTTTTGGATGGTACCTTAAAGTTTATTGCTGAAAAAGGGCAAAAATCAGTATAG
- the thiH gene encoding 2-iminoacetate synthase ThiH, which yields MTSFKHTLAAYSWEEVLQSISSKTEADVRLALQKQKRSLEDFKAFISPAARPFLEEMAQQSRAITKKRFGNTMQMYAPLYLSNECQNICTYCGFSMTNKIPRKTLTDAEIIREAEFLKAKGYEHILLVTGEANRTVGIDYMCNAVQLLKEYFSNISIEIQPLNQDEYEKLIEKGLYATLVYQETYHRETYKLHHPRGKKSNFDYRLETADRLGRAGIHKIGIGALFGLEDWRADSFFTALHLKHLQKAYWKTKYSISFPRLRPFSGGLEPKIEMTDPDLLQVICAYRLLDEEVELSISTREREIFRDHIVHLGITSMSAESKTNPGGYVVAPESLEQFEISDERSTEIITQMLSKNGIEPVWKDWEKSW from the coding sequence ATGACTAGTTTCAAGCATACTTTAGCAGCGTATTCTTGGGAGGAAGTTTTACAAAGCATCTCCTCCAAGACAGAAGCCGATGTTCGGCTTGCTTTACAAAAACAGAAGCGGAGCCTGGAAGATTTTAAAGCCTTTATCTCTCCTGCCGCCCGCCCTTTTCTGGAAGAAATGGCGCAGCAGAGCAGGGCCATCACCAAAAAGCGGTTTGGGAATACCATGCAAATGTACGCGCCGCTTTATTTGAGCAATGAGTGCCAGAATATTTGTACTTATTGCGGGTTTAGTATGACCAATAAAATTCCGCGTAAAACTTTGACCGATGCAGAAATAATAAGGGAAGCCGAATTTTTAAAAGCAAAGGGGTACGAGCATATTTTACTGGTAACAGGAGAGGCAAACAGAACGGTGGGGATAGATTATATGTGCAATGCGGTGCAGCTTTTAAAGGAATATTTTTCCAATATTTCCATTGAAATCCAGCCGCTGAACCAGGATGAGTATGAGAAACTGATTGAAAAAGGGCTTTATGCCACCCTGGTCTATCAGGAAACTTATCACCGGGAAACTTACAAGCTCCATCATCCCAGGGGGAAAAAGTCAAATTTCGATTACCGCCTGGAAACAGCCGACAGATTGGGAAGGGCGGGAATCCACAAAATTGGGATAGGCGCGCTGTTTGGACTGGAAGACTGGCGGGCCGATAGTTTTTTTACGGCTTTGCACCTTAAGCACCTTCAAAAGGCCTACTGGAAGACCAAATATTCTATTTCTTTTCCGCGGTTACGCCCCTTTAGCGGCGGGCTCGAACCTAAGATTGAGATGACCGATCCCGATTTGCTGCAGGTGATCTGTGCGTATAGATTGCTGGATGAAGAGGTGGAATTGTCCATTTCCACCCGGGAAAGGGAAATTTTTCGGGATCATATTGTGCATTTGGGAATTACATCGATGAGTGCAGAATCCAAAACCAATCCTGGGGGCTATGTGGTAGCGCCCGAATCTTTGGAGCAATTTGAAATTTCTGATGAGCGAAGTACGGAAATTATCACACAAATGCTCTCCAAAAATGGAATTGAACCGGTGTGGAAAGACTGGGAAAAAAGCTGGTAA
- a CDS encoding 2OG-Fe(II) oxygenase, giving the protein MLEAELFEQLEFQENPLYERIIKDLVEKQYSIVDNFFDLEEVSKLRTNLLREYEEDNFKKAAIGNRINEVIEKSVRGDFILWLNEADAGENEKIFFDKINPFISYLNTTCFLGILFKEFHYALYPKGTFYKRHLDTFQNDDRRKLSLVCYLNAEDWKPENGGELVIYRDIEGAENPITIYPFPGRVVVFESQILEHEVKPVNTMRLSITGWLKTR; this is encoded by the coding sequence ATGTTGGAAGCTGAATTATTTGAGCAGTTGGAGTTTCAAGAAAATCCCCTTTATGAGCGTATAATTAAAGATTTGGTTGAAAAGCAATACAGCATTGTGGACAACTTTTTTGATCTTGAAGAAGTTAGTAAGTTGCGAACCAACCTATTGCGGGAGTACGAAGAGGATAATTTTAAAAAAGCTGCAATTGGAAATAGGATAAATGAGGTAATAGAAAAATCTGTTCGTGGAGATTTTATTCTTTGGCTTAATGAGGCTGATGCGGGGGAAAATGAGAAGATCTTTTTTGATAAGATCAATCCGTTTATTTCCTATTTGAACACCACTTGTTTTTTGGGCATCCTATTTAAGGAGTTTCATTATGCTTTATATCCAAAAGGCACTTTTTATAAAAGGCATCTGGATACTTTCCAGAATGATGATAGGCGCAAGCTTTCCTTGGTTTGCTATTTAAATGCTGAAGATTGGAAACCCGAAAATGGCGGGGAATTAGTGATCTATAGGGATATAGAGGGTGCAGAAAACCCAATAACTATTTATCCGTTTCCCGGAAGAGTGGTGGTTTTTGAAAGTCAGATTCTAGAGCACGAGGTAAAACCGGTAAACACCATGAGATTGAGCATTACGGGCTGGTTAAAAACGCGTTAG
- a CDS encoding MATE family efflux transporter, with protein MSTTSAISFKNINRLAIPAIIAGIAEPLISLTDIAIIGNVDTNPIEALAAAGIVGSFLSAIVWIVAQTKTAISSIVSRHLGSNRLHAVKTLIPQAIAFNFLFSLVIYAVTAFFANSIFSAYNAEGLILNYAEEYYQIRAIGYPLTLVTFAIFGVFRGLQNTLWAMKCSLTGALVNVGLDYLLVYGVEGYIPAMHLKGAAIASLVAQAVMLIMALWFFFKKTPFHLKLSFNINPQLKGLLLMAGNLFIRTAALNFAIYLANAYATGYGKNYIAAQSILMNIWLFFAFFIDGYANAGNAIGGKLLGAKDYVSLWELSKKISKYSVLIALILMGICALFYNEIGLIFNKEASVLVLFSSVFWLVLLMQPINAIAFMFDGIFKGLGEAKYLRNLLLVATFLVFTPILLIGDYFGLKLYAIWIAFFAWMLIRSSALVFQFRRKYLKKEI; from the coding sequence TTGTCTACTACTTCCGCAATAAGTTTTAAGAATATCAATAGACTTGCTATTCCGGCAATTATCGCCGGGATTGCAGAACCGCTTATTTCGCTAACCGATATCGCAATTATTGGGAATGTAGATACAAATCCTATTGAAGCATTGGCAGCAGCCGGAATTGTAGGTTCCTTTCTCTCAGCTATTGTTTGGATCGTGGCACAAACAAAAACTGCGATCTCATCAATCGTTTCACGACATTTGGGCTCCAATAGGCTTCATGCAGTAAAGACCTTGATCCCGCAAGCCATAGCCTTCAACTTTCTATTTAGTTTGGTTATTTATGCGGTTACTGCCTTTTTTGCCAATAGCATCTTTAGTGCATACAATGCAGAGGGATTAATTTTGAACTATGCTGAAGAATATTACCAAATACGAGCAATAGGCTATCCATTGACCTTGGTGACCTTCGCTATTTTTGGGGTTTTTCGTGGATTACAAAACACGCTCTGGGCAATGAAATGCAGTCTTACGGGAGCGTTGGTAAATGTTGGATTGGATTATTTATTGGTTTATGGAGTAGAAGGTTATATTCCTGCCATGCATTTAAAAGGCGCTGCCATTGCCAGTTTGGTCGCACAGGCTGTGATGCTCATCATGGCCTTATGGTTCTTCTTTAAAAAGACTCCCTTTCATTTAAAACTGAGTTTTAATATCAATCCACAATTAAAAGGCTTGTTGTTAATGGCAGGCAATCTTTTTATTAGAACAGCTGCACTTAATTTTGCCATATATCTCGCAAACGCATATGCAACAGGTTATGGCAAGAATTATATCGCGGCGCAAAGTATACTTATGAATATCTGGTTGTTCTTTGCCTTTTTTATCGATGGTTATGCCAATGCCGGAAATGCCATTGGAGGAAAATTATTGGGAGCCAAAGATTATGTAAGCCTTTGGGAACTCAGTAAGAAGATAAGCAAATACTCTGTGTTAATTGCCCTTATTTTAATGGGTATTTGTGCATTGTTCTATAATGAGATCGGTCTTATATTCAATAAAGAAGCGAGTGTCTTGGTATTGTTCTCATCTGTGTTTTGGCTGGTACTGCTCATGCAACCCATAAACGCCATTGCCTTTATGTTCGATGGAATCTTTAAAGGGCTGGGAGAAGCAAAGTATCTAAGAAACCTCTTATTGGTAGCCACTTTCTTGGTATTTACTCCAATTCTATTGATTGGGGATTATTTCGGCCTGAAATTGTATGCCATCTGGATCGCTTTTTTTGCGTGGATGCTCATTAGAAGTAGCGCACTGGTATTTCAATTCCGAAGAAAATATTTGAAGAAAGAAATTTAA